A region of the Levilactobacillus yonginensis genome:
GTTCGGCGGGAGTCTGGAAGCCTAGCAGACGACGAGGTGTGTTATTCAACTTGTCCGCTGTTCTAGCAACAGCCCGAGGACTTACGGCGTCTAAGGACATGCCTTTGGGAAAGTCATAGCGGACCATCCGGTTATGGACCTCATTGGTTCCCCGTTCACTAGAGGTGAACGGGTGCGTATGAAAGACTGGTGCCACTGAACGCAATGCCTCGCTCAGCAAGGCAAACTCAGGTCCGTTATCAGCGGTGATCGACTTGATAACTGGTCCATACTCTGCGAGGATTTCTCGCAGGGCGTACTCAACCGAATCGGCGTCACGCCCGTCAATCAGACGGATAAATTGGAAGCGAGTTTGACGCTCAATCAGGGTCATAATCACACTCTCATGGCCATCACGTTTACCAACGATAGTATCAATCTCGAAATGACCAAACGTCTTGCGAGAGTCAACTTCAGCCGGATGTTCTTCAATACTCCGTCCCATTACACGCTTATTTTTGTGATTAACGTGCTTGGGTAGTCGCCGCCGCATTTTCTCGGTAAGATCTAAGTTACAGACCTCTAAAAGTTGTTCGTCGATGTACTTGTACAACGTTTGGGTACAGACCATCTCGTCAGGCCGAAAAAGGTTTAACACCTTGGCGCGGCCTACAGCAGCATCTGGAGCCCAGCCATCAGTCTTAAAGTGTTCTACAAAGAAGGCTATAAAGTCAGCCGCCTGGAAGAACTTACAAGGCCTGTGGCAGGCCTTGCGGTTCTCGTGGTACCGCTGGTCGGCTAGTTCCGCCACGTAGACCTCATAGAAGACTACGTTACCGTTAACGATTTTCTTATTGGTTACCAAGCCTCGCTTGATTTCGTTGTTTATGGTTTGCGGGCTAACGCCAAGTAACTCAGCAATCTTCCGCCGAGAAAGCTTGTCGTGGTTAAAGTAGACCTCAATGTTTCCACGCTCTTTCAAAGTTAGATGGTGACCCTTGGGACGATTCATGGTAAGCTGTTCTTGCATCAAGACGAAGACCTCTTTCATTGTTTGTGTGAGAACTCCAATGATACCTGAGATTTACGTCTTGGTGTATTTATTTTGTCCTAAATTTCAAGTGGCTAACTTGATTATAAAATTCGCCATTGTTTTTGTAATTACTTCATTTTACTTTGGTGTATAGTTTAATCTATGAAACCAGAAAAAGTATACTAGTGGAAAAGTATATTTAGCTACTAGTATACTTTTTGAAATGCTTGTTTATCAATGATTATAGGGTAGTTATTATAAGTATACTTTTCCACTAGTATACTTACGGCTGTTTTCTTTGATAAATGCTGTCGAAGATTTCTCTCTCTCTATCTGAAAGCGTGTTTTGCTTATATGCCTCAACAGCGCTTTCTACAAGTTCATACATTTTCACGTCTTTAATGTAAGCTAGACTCTTTATCGTGTCAAAAACAGGTGGATCGACCCTTAGGCTTTTTCTGTCCGCTGCGGAGTATTTAGTAGTTTTTTGTTCGTCTCTGGAATCATCGACTGTTTTTTTTATGTTCACTTCGAAGTGATCAGCATCTTTTTTAATCAAGGCCATCAGCACTTATCTCCTTTCCAAGTGGTGTTAGTTTTTTGCCATTGAGATATTTTGGCGTGTAGACATAATC
Encoded here:
- the prgO gene encoding DNA segregation protein PrgO yields the protein MALIKKDADHFEVNIKKTVDDSRDEQKTTKYSAADRKSLRVDPPVFDTIKSLAYIKDVKMYELVESAVEAYKQNTLSDREREIFDSIYQRKQP
- a CDS encoding IS30 family transposase; amino-acid sequence: MKEVFVLMQEQLTMNRPKGHHLTLKERGNIEVYFNHDKLSRRKIAELLGVSPQTINNEIKRGLVTNKKIVNGNVVFYEVYVAELADQRYHENRKACHRPCKFFQAADFIAFFVEHFKTDGWAPDAAVGRAKVLNLFRPDEMVCTQTLYKYIDEQLLEVCNLDLTEKMRRRLPKHVNHKNKRVMGRSIEEHPAEVDSRKTFGHFEIDTIVGKRDGHESVIMTLIERQTRFQFIRLIDGRDADSVEYALREILAEYGPVIKSITADNGPEFALLSEALRSVAPVFHTHPFTSSERGTNEVHNRMVRYDFPKGMSLDAVSPRAVARTADKLNNTPRRLLGFQTPAELFAAACG